In Salinibaculum sp. SYNS191, the genomic window GACGGCCCGCGGTCACGTTTCATGCCGGCGATAACTGAATACGGCCGATTAAGTGACGCGACAGTTCGGCCCCGTAATCGCATCTTACGGGAATACAGCAGTGCTTACCGGACGGCGGAGAACCGACTGCGACAGCGTCGTCGTACTCCATTCGGTGGCCCGGGTCCGGAGTCGGAACGCGAACCCTCCGACCGCAGCGGATGGAGAACGAGTCGGTACGAGTGACCGCCCTTCGCTCGAGAAGCAAGCGGAAACCCATCTCCGGTCGGCCCCGCTGCGAGTCAGCGCCGGGGAAATTTGTTAGTAACTGCCACGCTGACGTTTGAGATATGGGACGCGACCTAGACGACGTCGACCGGAGCATACTCTATCTGCTTCAACAAGACGCCCGCAATGCCACGGCACAGGAGATAGCCGACAGGGTGGGCGTCTCGGCCAGTACCATCCGCAACCGAATCGACCAACTCGAAGAGGACGGTATCATCAAAGGTTATCACCCGGAGATAGATTACGAGGCGGCCAATCTGCCACTGCAAGTCACGTTCGTAATCTCCGCGCCACCGACTGAACTGAAAGAATATTCGGAGCAAATTCGAGGGATTCAGGGCGTAATCGACGTTCGTGAAATGCTGACTGGCCGACGGAACGTCCACGTCGACGTGGTCGGGACGACCACGGCCGAGATAACCCGAATTACCGACGCTATCCACGACACTGGCGTCGAAATCGAGTCGTCAGAGATGATGCGACGGCGGCACGTCCAACCGTTCAACCACTTCTTCCTGCAAGGGACAGAAGAGATGGACGCGCGCAACAACGCCCAGGACGAAGCGGACGAGTCCGAAACTGAATAATCGGTGATATATTTCTGCAATCCGCAGATTTTGGCCCCGAAACAAAAAAAATAACACACTTCAGCTGCGGAAATCCGCAGCAGTACCAGGACAAATCTGTGGAATCCCGAATGCCTACGTGAGCGTTCACAACACCGTTATACCGGTGCTCGTTCTATCGTACTACTGACGATGTAGCCATCGGAGCCAACACCCCCTCGCGGTGGACGCCTCACCAAAACCATGAACGACAAAACCTTCGACGCACTCGCGCACGAACAACGCCGAACGCTCTTGCTGGACATTCTCGAATCGAATCCGCAAGACGCGGGGGTTGAATTACCCACAGGGGAATCAGCGCCGACCGACGCCGAGCGACGAGTGTGGATATCGATGTACCACAGTCACCTGCCCAAACTCGAAGACTACGGCTACATCGAGTGGAACAGGGACGCCCAGGAGGTCGTCAAAGGGCCACAGTTCGAGGAAATTCGGCCACTGCTCGAATGGGTGGACGACCAGGCGGAACTCCCCGGCCAGAACGGCCAGGTCACCCCATGAAATCGAGCGACACAGACACGGAACTCCTGACGACCGCCGTCGAACGGGGCTACTTCAAGGTCCCCCGGCAAACATCGTTAGGAGACATCGCGGAGGCTCACGACATGTCGGACGTAGAAGCGTCCGAACGACTCCGGACCGAGCTTGATAGGGTACTTCGTGAACATCTCGACGGAGTTGACGCCACTGTCGCTCCGGAACAGGACTAGTCCTCCACGACGTTACTCGTTCGGACAGATTGCCGAGACGATGGATCGAATCCCCGCTACGACTCCGGCGTCGAGACGGTGTCGGACGGGCGGTGACTGTTGCTCCGCGCGGAGAGGACGACGCTGCGGGCCTTGTCTCGCACGGAGCGGTTCGTCGAGCCATAGAGGAGACGCCGCAGCCGACCCTTGGTCGGCGCGCCGATGACCGTCAGGTCGTAGTAGCGCGACTGCTCGGCGATGGCCTGGGCGGTCCGGCGCTCCTCCAGCACCCAGGTCGTCGTCGTGTCGGGACGGCCGATTCGCGTCGCGATGTCCCCCACCAGCGTCTGTGCCGCCTGGCGTTCCCGCTCCGACGCGGCGGCGTCGACCACGTGGAGCACGTCCACCCACGCGTCGCAGTCCACGGCGATCGACCGGGCGAGGTCCGCGGCGAGGCCCGAGTGGGGGCCACCGGCGACCGGCAGGAGGATGGAGGTGACCGAGTCGTAGCCGGACTGGCCGTTGACGACGACGACGTCGCACGCGGCCTGTGCCGCAATCTGGTCGAGGAGCCCCTTCCGGAGCCGGCTGACGTGCGCCCCGCTCGGCAACACGAGCGTGTCGACGTCGTTGGCCCGGACCGTCCGGAGCACGCGCCGCACGAGGTCGCGGGTGTAGAGCAGGCCCCGCTCGGTGTAGACCTCCGATTCCTCCGTCCGGGTGAGCGCCCACTCAAGGAGTGCGGACTCGTCCATCTCGCCGGCGTTCTGGTGACAGACCGGTGCCATCTGGTCGGGATACGCGACCGGGGTCACGAGCGAGAGCGAGGCGTCGGAGACGTTCGCGAGCGTCGTCGCGACCGTGAGCTGGTCGGTCACGGTCGGTCGGGCGGCGGTCAAAAGCGGCGCGAGGACGTGGTCGCCGTCGAACCGTCCCGCGACGCGCGGTAGGTGCTCGGACGCCTCGCTTGCGTCGCTCAACAGGCCTCCGAGTGACGGCGTGGTCATACGGCGTGTAACGATATCACAGTACAAAAAACCCGAACCGTCGTCGCAAACGGTGAGAAACTGGTAATAAAAAACGGGCTCGCTACCGACCGAGCGTCGGCTGCCCTTTCGAGAATTCGCCAGACGGCCAGGAGTGGCGACGAGACGCCGGTTCGTGCGTCAGACGTTGACCGGAATCCACCAGACGCGACTGCGGCCGCCGACTTTCTTGCTCTTGAGGTCCGTCCCGTCCTCCAGTTCGTGGAGTTTGTTCAGCGCGGTCCGGCGCGAGCAGCCCAGTTCCTCGGCGATCTCGCTCGCGGTCAGCGGTTCGGCGTAGTCGGTCCGGGCTTCGAATATCTGTGTCACGTCCGAGAGGGTGAACTCCGTATCGCGACCCTGCGTGCTCATAGAGACCACGAAACACTCGACCACCTTATTCTTTCCTACGAGTGTACCGGGTCACGGTGTCCGGGCGGAGACGGTTCGCACGACGGTCAGGAGCGAGGCGTCCCGGCGCTCGGTCGTCACGCGAACGTCGACGGCGGCGGCGAGGACGTGCGTGTCTCCGGCCCGCTCCTGGACGACGACGCCGCGGTCGGCGACGCACGAGCCGAAGTTCCGATTCGGCCCGCCGGGACAGTGCCGTGCCGCCCACTCCCGCGCCCGAGTGCCGTTGTAGGAGACGCGAACGACAGTCCCGGCGTCGAGTCGAGCGGTGTGCATCGCCTCGAAGGTGGGGGCGAGACTGTCGTGTACCGAGGTTACCGCGCCGGACCTGTTCGACCAGGTGTACCGCGACGGGACCGATGCAGTCGCGTCGTCGAGGGCCCGCTGGAGTGTCTGCTGTGCGTCCGCCAGCGTCGTCTCGTCGACCGAGGCCGTCTCGATGTCGGCGCTGTACCCGAGCTGGAGGTGCGCGACGGTCATGGGAACGAGGGCGATGGCGAGCGCAGCAGCCGCGAGCAACACGAGCTGGCCGCGGCGGCTCATACGTACCACACCCGGAGTGAGACGTCGCCGTGACGCGTGGTCACGGTCGCGGTCCCGGTCGCGACGTCGTCGGGCAGCCGGTAGCCGGCGGTGCCGTACGCTGTCTCGACCCGAAAGAGCACGTTCGGCGGGAGCAACCTGTCCAGCCGGCGTTCGAGAGCCGATTTCTCCCGTGCGAACGACCCACGCGACGCGGCGAGTTCCGACAGACGCGTCGAACCGCCGTGGCGTGGCTGCTCGGTGGCGAGAATGGTCAGGGCGTCGGTCGCGTAGGCGTCCAGTTGCGTCCGGTCGTCCGCCGGCGCGCCGGTCCCCAGCGCGAAGGTGACGGTGACGCCAAGCAGGAGGAGCACTCCCAGCCCCGCCTCGATAGCGGTAATCGACGCCTGTCCTCTACCCATCGACAGTCACCTCCAGTCGCGCCTTCTCCGTTCTGGTCGGATAGTAGGTGATGTCGACGCTCCCGGCAGTGAGATGGGCCGTGGACTCGAAGCGGAACGTCGTCGTCCGGTACGGCGACAGCGAGACCTCGAAGCGACCCCGGAGTCCGGAGTCGTTGTGCAACACGACCCGGTCGTTCGCCCGGACGGTCGTGACCGTCGCGTTCGGGGGCGCGATGCTGATTCTGGCACGGCGGCTCCGCCGTGGAAGCGTGACGCTGTTGCGCCCGGTGAACGCCGGTGTCAGCGTCCGCTCGCCAACGCTCTCGACGACGACCAGCCGCGTAATCGTCGTCCCCGCCTCGACCGATCCGGTCGACGCGATCACACTTCCTTCGAGGGAGATAGTCGCCTCGGTTCCGGTTCTGAGTCCGTACCGGCTCCGGAGACGTCCCGCGTCGAACGCGGCGACTGCGGACCGGTTCACCACGTTCCCGCGCTCGGTCAGCGGCGAGTCGGGAGCAACGAGTCTGTCTGAGAGGTCCACGGCCGCCTGTCGCTCCAGCGCCGGCCGGTCGGCGTCGACCAGCGAGCCGTCGGCGACAGCGACGCCCAGGACGAGCACGCCCGTCAGAACCAGGAGGGCAAAACCCAGGGCCGGGAGCGAGGTCTGGGCCCTCATCCCGTCCCCTCCGCGAGCGTGAGCGTTCGATTACCCGGGGTGCCGCGCACGCGAATCGTCAGCGGGTCGCCGCTCTCCCACGTGGCGTTCAGGACGCGAATCCCCGTCGGGAGCGAAAGGCGAGCCCGGGCGTCGAGGCTGTCGTCCGGGTGGTCGAGTGCGAGTGTGCCGCTGGTGAGAACCAGTCGGTACCGGTCGCCGGCGATGGTCCGCGGGAGGTCCCGCGTCAGGAGTACGTCACTCCGACCGTCGGCCGCCGGGAGCGACCGCTCCAGTTCGCCTGCCGCAGTCGCCAGGACCCGCTCGCCGAGTTCGTCCCCCGCCGCGGCCCGGTAGTCGGGGACCACGCCACCGAGCAAGAGCCCCGTGGCGCTGGCGACGTACAGCACCGCGATGCCGGTCGCGAGCAGTTTCCCGACGACAGGGCTGACGGCGCGGTTATCCATCGTCCACCTCCAGCGCGAGGTCGTGGACCGCGAGATAGCCCCGACGAACGCCCGGATACGTGGCGACGACGCTCCGGACGTCGTCCCCGTCGATGTCCCGCCGTTCGACGGTCGCGTTGGCCTCGCGGAAGTGGCGTGCGAACGGGTCCGGGGTGACCGTCTCGACGGCGACGGCGTACCGGCCGGTCCCGAGGTCGCGGCGCGAGTGACTGACGTTGGTTCGCAGAGTGATCGTGGTCGGACCGTGTCCGCTGCGGGCGACCGTACCGGCCCCGAGGTGGGGCACGCCGACGGCGATGACCGCGTTGCGCTCCGAACCGGTCACGAGCGGGGGCGTCTGGAGCCACGCGTTCCCCGGCGAACCCCTGACGATTGCGCCGGCGAGAAAGGCCACCCGGCGCTCGCCGGCGTCGAAGACGAGCCCGCCGACGCTGTGTGTGGCGACGACCGTCCCGTTGCGGAGGACCCTGAGGTCCCTGTCGACGGTCGACAGCGTCCCGTCGGCGAACCGAACGGCACCCGCGTGCGGCCCGGTGACCGAGACGGGACGGAGAGCGCTGTCCATCTCGTCCGCGACGCGGGCGGCGTCGGCGGTCGCGGTCTGTGCGTCGACGAGCGACCCGACCGCGGCGGTCAGCCCACCGAGCGCGACGACGGCGATACCGAGCATGAGTGCCACGCCGACGACGTGAGACTGTGCGCGGCTCATACC contains:
- a CDS encoding Lrp/AsnC family transcriptional regulator, with the translated sequence MGRDLDDVDRSILYLLQQDARNATAQEIADRVGVSASTIRNRIDQLEEDGIIKGYHPEIDYEAANLPLQVTFVISAPPTELKEYSEQIRGIQGVIDVREMLTGRRNVHVDVVGTTTAEITRITDAIHDTGVEIESSEMMRRRHVQPFNHFFLQGTEEMDARNNAQDEADESETE
- a CDS encoding DUF7344 domain-containing protein: MNDKTFDALAHEQRRTLLLDILESNPQDAGVELPTGESAPTDAERRVWISMYHSHLPKLEDYGYIEWNRDAQEVVKGPQFEEIRPLLEWVDDQAELPGQNGQVTP
- a CDS encoding helix-turn-helix domain-containing protein; amino-acid sequence: MKSSDTDTELLTTAVERGYFKVPRQTSLGDIAEAHDMSDVEASERLRTELDRVLREHLDGVDATVAPEQD
- a CDS encoding universal stress protein; the protein is MTTPSLGGLLSDASEASEHLPRVAGRFDGDHVLAPLLTAARPTVTDQLTVATTLANVSDASLSLVTPVAYPDQMAPVCHQNAGEMDESALLEWALTRTEESEVYTERGLLYTRDLVRRVLRTVRANDVDTLVLPSGAHVSRLRKGLLDQIAAQAACDVVVVNGQSGYDSVTSILLPVAGGPHSGLAADLARSIAVDCDAWVDVLHVVDAAASERERQAAQTLVGDIATRIGRPDTTTTWVLEERRTAQAIAEQSRYYDLTVIGAPTKGRLRRLLYGSTNRSVRDKARSVVLSARSNSHRPSDTVSTPES
- a CDS encoding helix-turn-helix domain-containing protein, which encodes MSTQGRDTEFTLSDVTQIFEARTDYAEPLTASEIAEELGCSRRTALNKLHELEDGTDLKSKKVGGRSRVWWIPVNV
- a CDS encoding DUF7261 family protein, producing MSRRGQLVLLAAAALAIALVPMTVAHLQLGYSADIETASVDETTLADAQQTLQRALDDATASVPSRYTWSNRSGAVTSVHDSLAPTFEAMHTARLDAGTVVRVSYNGTRAREWAARHCPGGPNRNFGSCVADRGVVVQERAGDTHVLAAAVDVRVTTERRDASLLTVVRTVSARTP
- a CDS encoding DUF7262 family protein, producing the protein MGRGQASITAIEAGLGVLLLLGVTVTFALGTGAPADDRTQLDAYATDALTILATEQPRHGGSTRLSELAASRGSFAREKSALERRLDRLLPPNVLFRVETAYGTAGYRLPDDVATGTATVTTRHGDVSLRVWYV
- a CDS encoding DUF7263 family protein; this encodes MRAQTSLPALGFALLVLTGVLVLGVAVADGSLVDADRPALERQAAVDLSDRLVAPDSPLTERGNVVNRSAVAAFDAGRLRSRYGLRTGTEATISLEGSVIASTGSVEAGTTITRLVVVESVGERTLTPAFTGRNSVTLPRRSRRARISIAPPNATVTTVRANDRVVLHNDSGLRGRFEVSLSPYRTTTFRFESTAHLTAGSVDITYYPTRTEKARLEVTVDG
- a CDS encoding DUF7266 family protein, giving the protein MDNRAVSPVVGKLLATGIAVLYVASATGLLLGGVVPDYRAAAGDELGERVLATAAGELERSLPAADGRSDVLLTRDLPRTIAGDRYRLVLTSGTLALDHPDDSLDARARLSLPTGIRVLNATWESGDPLTIRVRGTPGNRTLTLAEGTG
- a CDS encoding DUF7289 family protein codes for the protein MSRAQSHVVGVALMLGIAVVALGGLTAAVGSLVDAQTATADAARVADEMDSALRPVSVTGPHAGAVRFADGTLSTVDRDLRVLRNGTVVATHSVGGLVFDAGERRVAFLAGAIVRGSPGNAWLQTPPLVTGSERNAVIAVGVPHLGAGTVARSGHGPTTITLRTNVSHSRRDLGTGRYAVAVETVTPDPFARHFREANATVERRDIDGDDVRSVVATYPGVRRGYLAVHDLALEVDDG